A DNA window from Ipomoea triloba cultivar NCNSP0323 chromosome 10, ASM357664v1 contains the following coding sequences:
- the LOC116032026 gene encoding polygalacturonase-like, whose translation MNTIIYCAFTFVLFLLAHLGESAEIKVAAKAGVDISPELLKAWTEACAATTPSTIVIPKGTFEMKQALLKGPCKAPVELQIQATLKAPPNPNDMDGKREWLTVEYVDHFTLSGGGTLDGQGNVQVYAAKDKGFKSDKLPNNLSFNFMKNSVIRDITTLNSKLFHVNVFGGNNLTFEKFTVKALADSHNTDGIHIAKIKDVTVKDSVIGTGDDCISIGDGLENLHITGVTCGPGHGISVGSLGKTPGEEPVKGVFVKDSKFVGTDNGVRIKTWPNSHPGVVTDIHYENIDMKDVKNPIVIDQEYCPNNECSKQKPSLVKISKVSYRNIKGTSATEEAVILACSSGVPCEGVEIGEINLTFKGGAAKSLCSNVKPTLTGKQVPAVTCK comes from the exons atgaaTACAATAATTTACTGTGCCTTCACATTTGTATTATTCTTGCTAGCGCATCTTGGAGAGAGTGCTGAAATTAAAGTTGCTGCAAAAGCCGGTGTAGATATTAGTccg GAATTGTTGAAAGCTTGGACAGAAGCATGTGCAGCTACAACTCCCAGCACCATTGTGATCCCAAAAGGCACTTTCGAAATGAAACAAGCTCTACTTAAGGGTCCATGCAAAGCCCCAGTTGAGCTCCAAATTCAGGCTACCTTGAAGGCCCCTCCTAATCCTAATGATATGGATGGCAAAAGGGAATGGCTAACGGTTGAATACGTAGATCATTTCACACTCTCGGGTGGTGGCACTCTTGATGGCCAAGGAAATGTACAAGTTTATGCCGCTAAAGACAAAGGTTTTAAAAGTGATAAGTTGCCTAAT AATTTGAGCTTCAATTTCATGAAAAATTCGGTCATCCGAGACATAACTACTCTAAACAGTAAATTATTCCACGTCAATGTTTTTGGTGGCAATAACTTAACGTTTGAGAAGTTCACTGTTAAAGCGCTAGCGGATAGTCACAATACAGATGGAATTCATATTGCAAAAATAAAGGATGTTACGGTTAAAGATTCTGTTATAGGAACTGGAGACGATTGCATATCCATTGGTGATGGGCTAGAAAACCTTCACATCACTGGTGTGACATGTGGGCCAGGACACGGCATCAGTGTGGGAAGCCTTGGCAAGACCCCGGGTGAAGAGCCTGTGAAGGGTGTCTTTGTAAAAGACTCCAAATTTGTTGGTACAGATAACGGTGTCAGAATTAAAACATGGCCTAATTCTCATCCTGGAGTCGTAACTGATATACATTATGAGAATATAGATATGAAAGACGTCAAAAATCCAATTGTGATTGATCAAGAATACTGCCCAAATAACGAATGCTCAAAACAG aaACCGTCACTCGTAAAGATAAGTAAGGTAAGCTATAGGAACATAAAAGGTACTTCTGCAACAGAGGAAGCAGTGATCCTTGCATGCAGTAGTGGGGTGCCATGTGAAGGAGTTGAAATTGGTGAAATTAATTTGACATTCAAAGGAGGAGCTGCAAAGTCTCTTTGTTCAAATGTGAAACCTACATTGACCGGAAAGCAAGTTCCCGCAGTGACTTGCAAAtga